The genomic DNA GCGCTGATAAGTGGCCAGTACAATTCTACTGGACATTGTTAACCATGCGTCAAGCGGGTCAACAAGGTATTCAAGATGCGATTGATAAGAAAGGTCAAGGCTTTGCCAGCGACGATTTCGTAAAAGCAGGTGAAGAACTAAAACGCCTAGTCGATCTTAAACCATTCCAGTCAGGTCACCTCGCCGCTTCTTTTGGTAACTCATCAGGTAACTTTGGTGACGGCAAAGCCGCGATGCAGTTAATGGGTGATTGGAACTACTTATTCCAAGCTCAGCAATCAATCAGCGGCAAAGGGGTTGTTGATGACAACTTAGGTTGGATGAACTTCCCTGTGCTGAAAAATGGCAAAGGCAAAGCAACCGATACGTTAGGTGGCATTGCTGGTTGGGTACTCACCTCTGATGCTAGCCCAGAAGCGGTTCAATGGCTGAAATATTTCTCAAACATTGAAATGCAAAAACATCTCGCCAAGATCAACATGATTATTCCTGTTGTCAAAGGTGCTGATGAAGCCATTGAAAATCCATTCAAAAAACGCATTGCGCAAAATATTGCCAACTCTACATGGCACCAATTATTTTACGATCAAGCGTTTGGCGCCAATGTAGGTAGTGTCGTCAATGACGTATCCGTCGGTATTGTTAGTGGCCATCTATCTCCTCAAGAAGCTGCGGAACAAGTGCAAGAAGCATGGGAATTTGAATAATTCTCCCAACCTTTTCCACTGATATATACCCAGAGTAATTGGAGTTGCAGTGAGGCGACAAGTGAATGAGGCCCCATGAGCATAGCTTGTCTATTCGATTGGGGCGAATGAGCGCCGTCAACAAAGCTGCAGCTTCAAGTACGAAGGGCATAGCCATAAAATACAGCCAGCTTCGGTTGGCTGTTCTAATCTTCTCGAGGCTTGCTATGAGTAATGATGTCACAACGATTGATGAGAAGCCTTCCGATGCTTCTTCGAATCAAAATGTCTCACGCTGGTTTAAAAAAAATAATCACGGCAACCGCCTACTCACGTTAGTTTTATTTTTACCACCAGCGTTATTGCTGTTTACTATTTTTGTTATTTTACCGATTGGTGAAGCGGGTTATTACAGCCTATTTCGCTGGAATGGTTACGGAGAGCCGACTCAATGGGTCGATTTCAGTAACTATGCCCGTCTGTTTAATCACAGCGCTTTTGATACTGCGATTTGGAATACCCTTAAAATCATTCTAATTTCCATCGTAGTTCAACTACCACTGGCGCTGATTGTCGCTCTCTATATTTATAAAAAGAGCTGGACCAATAGTGTCTTCCGCCTAATTTTCTTTTTACCTTATATTTTGGCTGAAGTCGCTGCCGGTCTTATCTGGCGTTTTGTTTTCGATGGTGATTACGGAGTCATGTCGAGCTTTACCGAGGCGCTCAATACCGATACTTGGTACATCTTAGCCGATAGAAACTGGGCATTCATTGCCATTCTAGTAGTGTTGGTATGGAAGTATTTTGGCTTTCACATGATGATCTACATTGCCGCCCTGCAAGGTGTGCCAAAAGATCTTCTCGAAGCCAGCAAACTCGATGGTGCTACCCGTACCCAAGCCATTTGGTACGTGAAAATTCCGCTCATAATGTCGGGGATAACCATATCGATCTTCTTTAGTATCCTAGGTGCGCTACAAACCTTCGACTTAATTATGCCATTGACAGGTGGTGGACCATCTCACTCCACTCACACCTTAGTTTCCTACCTTTATACCTTCGGTATCACAAGGATGAATGTGGGCTTTGGTAGTGCGGTCGGTGTGGTTTTATTTATTTGCTGTGTGATTTTTGCCTTCACATATCAAAGCACCATTATGAAAGATAAAAAATAAGGAGTTCCCTATGCTTGCAATGCGTAAAATACGTTGGGGAAAATATATCTTCCTAATGCTGGTTGCCGGTTTTGTTCTTGTGCCTATGTTTGCCACTGTGCTCGGTGGGTTTAAAAGCCTAGGTGAATTACGAACCAACCCATTTGGACTACCTGAAGTTTGGGAGTTTGAATATTACGCCCAAGTGTTTGCTGATGGTTCAATTTGGCTGCTAATGAAAAACTCGTTAATTATCGCGTTTTTCTCGGTAGTGCTTACTTTGATCATTGGCACCATGACCGCGTTTACTTTTTCCCATATTAAGTTTGCCGGTTATAAATACATCTATAACTACTTCCTGATAGGCATGATGTTTCCTGCGGCGGCGGCTATTTTACCGCTGTTCTTAAAAATCAGGGATCTAGGCTTACTCGACAGTATGTCAGGCGTGGTGATCCCACAAGTCGCCTTTGGTTTAGGCTTTAGTATTTTATTGTTTAGAACCTTCTTTGAACAACTGCCTTCCGAGTTATTTGATGCTTCTCGGGTTGATGGTTGTAGCTACATCAAGTTCTACTGGCATATCATCTTGCCGCTTTCCACACCAATCTTAGCCACCGTGGGAGTATTTGTATTGGTCGCGAGTTGGAATAACTATTTATTACCATTGCTGGTACTGAATACCGAACAGCATTACCCGTGGACGTTAGGCATCATGCAATACCGTGGTGAGTATGGTATCGAATGGAACCGTATCCTTGCTTACGTCACCGTCACTATTACCCCTGCTATCGTATTTTTCCTATTCGCGCAAAAATACATTGTTGCTGGTTTAACCGGCGGCGCAGTGAAGGGTTAGCCTAACTAAATAGAATTATAAGGAACATTCCTATGGCTTCAGTTGAATTTAAACATATTGAAAAGACCTACCCAGGCAACGTACAGATTGTTAAAGACTTTAACCTTAAAATTGAAGATGGTGAGTTTGTGGTATTTCTCGGCCCATCTGGCTGTGGTAAATCCACCACTCTACGCATGCTCGCCGGTTTAGAAGACATTACTGGCGGTGAAATTCTTATCAATGGCAGAGTCGTCAATGAGCTCGAACCGATTGAGCGTGATATCGCCATGGTATTCCAAAGCTATGCGCTATATCCACACATGACGGTGTATCAAAACATAGCTTTTGCCTTAAAACTGGCAGGGTTAAAAAAAGAAGAAATAGAGAAAAAAGTGCGCCCTGTTGCCGATATGCTACAGCTCACACCACTGTTAGATCGCAAACCAAAAGCATTATCCGGTGGCCAGCGCCAACGTGTTGCCATGGGTCGCGCGATGGTTCGTACGCCAGAAGTATTCTTATTTGATGAGCCGTTATCAAACTTAGATGCAAAATTGCGTAACTCAATGCGTACCGAGATCAAAGCGCTGCACAAAAAGATGCAAAAGACCACCATCTACGTGACTCATGACCAAGTAGAAGCCATGACATTAGCCGACCGCATCGTGATTTTACGTGATGGTAAAGTCGAGCAAGTTGGCACGCCGAGAGAGATCTACCACTCTCCTGCTAATAAATTCGTCGCAGGTTTCATTGGCAGCCCAGCAATGAACTTCATCCCCGTCGGACTAGATAAAGCAGAAGGTTGGAATGTCGATATTGCAGGTCAAAAACTGAATCTAACGGGTGACGTTCATGGGAACCAAAGTGAAAGTAAGGCGACACTTGGCATTCGCCCATGTGACATTCATATCACGCCGGATCTCTTAACGCAGCCACTGCCGATTAAAGGCAAAGTCGAGAACTTAGAATTACTCGGCTCAACGATACAGCTGACGAGTCGTTTAGGAGATAGTCAAATCACCGTAGAAGCACCATCAAGCCATGTAATTAACGAGGGCGACATGGCTAATTTCTACATTGATGGCTCTCGCTTGCATATGTTTGATAATCAATCAGGGCTATCAATCTATCAGGCTAATTAAAGCGGATAAGCCATATTCTGCACATAATTGAACGCAAAATATGGCTTTCTTATCGTGAATCTAAATCAACTACATAAATCTAAGGTATAAACTTTTTTGCTAAAGACATGTACAAAATAGCTAACTCTTAATTTCCATGAGAGCTCTAACATCACTCGGTCCCTCCCATCAGTAGTATTGCTGGCAATTGAAAAGTAACTGGATGAGAAAACTATGTATAAATATAAATTACCAGTGTTAGAGAAAGTTGGCTTCGGTGCCGGGGACATGGCCGTGAATGTGGTTATTTCCTCTATGATGCTGATCATCACCTTTTTCTACACCGACATCTTTGGTATCAAGCCTTCAGATTTAGCCATGCTATTTATCGTAGTGCGATTAATTGACGCAGTGACCGATCCATTAATGGGTATGATCACTGATAAATTTACCTCTCGCTGGGGTCGATACCGTCAATATATGCTGTTTTTAGCCATTCCGTTTGGCATTTCAGTTTACTTAGCATTCAGCACACCAGATGGCGATTACAACACCAAACTGGTTTACGCTTATGCGACCTATATTTTTGTGACAGTGATGTTTACCGCGGTGACCATCCCTTATATTTCACTTATCAGCGTATTAACTGATGACCCGAAAGAACGTCTGTCGGCTAACGGTTACCGTTTATTCTTCGCTAAAATTGCAGCGTTTTTAGTAACCATTATCGTACCGCAACTTTCTACCGCTTGGGGTCAAGATAACCTACAACTCGGTTACCAATATTCAATGGGTCTAATGGGCTTAATGGGTACGCTGTTATTCCTATTCTGTTTTGCAACAACCAAAGAGCGTATTGAACACGTAGTAGATAAAAAGTCATTCAAAGAACAAGTGAAAATCTTAATGAAGAATGACCAATGGCTGATTTTATGTGCAGTATGTATCACCGGCACCATTGGTTATGTTATCCGTGGTTCAGTAGCGGCTTACTACGCAAAATACTACCTAGGTGGTGATGCAACGACCATTTCTGCTTTCTTGGCAACCGGGGTAACTGCGGCGATTCTTGCAATGGTGGCATCAACTTGGATCACTAAGAAGTACTGTAAAATCAAACTATTCCGTTACAGCCAATTGGCCGTATTCGCATTAAGCGCAATGTTGTACTTCTTCGTTGGACAAGGTGACTACGCTCTCGCTTTCATTTTGTATTTCTTAGTATCCTTTGTGGTTGATTTACATGCTCCAGTCTTCTGGTCTGCGATTGCTGAAGCGGTTGACTACGGCGCATACAAAACCGGTAAACGAGTTTCAGGTCTAGCATTTGGTGGTATCTCATTTAGCCAAAAACTAGGTATGGGTATTGCAGGTGCAATTGTTGGTTCGTTATTAACTTTCTTCAACTACGTACCAAATGAAGCTCAATCAGACTTTGCTTTAACAGGGATTGCCTTGATGCTGACTATCATTCCTGGCTTCTTCCACTTCCTAATGGGTGCCTTGATGTTCAAATACAAAGTAACAGACAAGTTCTACAACAAGATCACCGCCACCAACATTCTTGAAGTAGAAGAGAACCTAAGCACCGTTAAACCAGACAAAAAACCAGTAACTAATTTCGCGAACTAAGGTAGCAGTATGACTGATTTCGTAAACCCAATTATCGAACAACGCGCGGATCCACATATTTATAAGCACACCGATGGCTATTATTACTTCACCGCATCGGTACCAGAATATGATCGCATTGAGATCCGCCGTGCTAAAACGATTAAAGAATTGAACACCACCAGCGAGTTAATTAACGCTTGGTATAAACCGGATGTTGGCCCATACAGCGATTTAATTTGGGCACCAGAGCTGCACTTTATTGATAACGCTTGGTATGTGTATTTTGCTGCCGCTCCTTCACGTGACATCGTGGATGGTTTGTTCCAGCACCGTATGTATGCCATTTCAAACCGTAACGCTAACCCCATTACCGATGAATGGGTGTTTGAAGGGCAAGTGGAAACAGGCATGGATACCTTCTGCTTAGATGCCACCTCATTTAGCCACCAAGGCGTGAATTATTATGTGTGGGCGCAAAAGCAAAATGATATTCAAGGTAACTCAAACCTGTACATTGCAGAACTTGAAACGCCAACAACGCTAAAAACGCCACCACAATTACTCACCATCCCTGAGTTTGAGTGGGAACAAATTGGTTTTTGGGTCAACGAAGGACCATCGGTCATTCACCGTCATGGCAAATTCTGGATGACTTATTCCGCCAGTGCGACCGATGAAAACTACTGCATGGGTCTGCTTTACGCAGATGAAGATAGCAACCTACTCGACCCTGCAAGTTGGCATAAATCTGAACAGCCAGTATTTAGAACCAACTGGGATAAAAAAATCTACGGCCCCGGACATAACAGCTTTACCGTTGATGAAGAAGGCCACGATTTATTGGTGTATCACGCGCGTGATTATACCGAGATTGAAGGTGACCCATTATGGGATCCAAACCGTCATACTCGGATTAAACGCCTAGAGTGGGATAATGGTTTCCCTATCTTTGGTGACGCAATTTAACTTTTAACAAGGTACTTGAGCGAACACATACTCAAGTACCTTTTCTCATTTAAAAAGGAGCCGTTATGCTCGCAACTCTTTCTTCTTCAGAAACATTGGTCTCTCCAGATTCATTAAAAGTGTCACTAGAAGCCGGTCTATTTACCGATGGAAACCCAGCTTGTGTTCACACCTTAAAAAACAAACAAGGCATGACGGTTAGCTTTATGGATATTGGTGCCACTTGGGTAAGTTGCCAAGTGCCAACATCAGAAGGCAAACGTGAAGTACTGCTCGGTATGAAAAAGCTCGAAGACTACCAATCTCATTCTGCTTTCTTAGGCGCGACAATTGGCCGTTTTGCTAACCGTATCGCGAAAGGGAAATTCAGCCTTAACGGGCAAGATTACCGCATCACAATCAATAACAACGACAACAGCCTACACGGTGGTATCGATGGATTTGATAAACGACGTTGGTCAGTTAAAGAACACAGTGAATCCCACATTACCTACAACCTGACTTCACCTGATGGCGACCAAGGTTTTCCAGGTAGTCTAACCGTTGAAGTGGCCTACACACTGACTGAAAATAATCAGCTCTGCATTGAATATTCAGCATTGTGCGATCAAGATTGCCCTATCAACTTGACCAATCATGCTTACTTTAATTTAGACGGTGCCGAATCAGGTAACACCATTCTCGGCCATGAACTCATGCTATTGGCCAACGAATATCTACCGACTGATGAGCAACTTATTCCGACCGGCGAACTGCGCCCAGTGGATGGCACCAGCTTTGATTTTAAAACCACTCGACCAATTCGCGATCGCCTGCTAGAAGATGACGACCAAAAAACCGCTAAAGGTTATGATCACGCCTTAACTTTACCGAGTGAACTGACCGATGGCATCAGTCCTATCGCGCAACTGACGAGTTCCGATAAGCTAGTTACTATGTCGGTATTTACCGATAAGCCTGCGATCCAATTCTATAGTGGTAACTTCTTAGGTGGCACGCCCTCTCGTCAAGGTGAGTATAACGACTATCAAGGCATCGCACTTGAAACTCAATTCTTACCCGATTGCCCAAACCACCCAGAGTGGCCTGCAGAAAATAAAGGTTTTATTGCGAAAAAAACCTTCTACCAATACCAAACCAGCTACCAATTTGAGGCGCAATAATGACAACCGCCTTAGAGAAAATGCGGGCCGGCGAGCGCTATGATATTAATGACGCGGATTTAATTGAAATGCGCGATACCACCCGCGATTTGACTGCAATCTATAATCAAACGCCTCGCCGTGAACGGGGCAAGCAACGTGAATTAATTGAGAAGATTTTTGCTAAAGTCGGCGACAATGTACACATTGAAAAAGCGATGAACATTGATTACGGCATCAATACCTATATAGGCAACCATGTCTTTATTAATTTCAACTTCACCCTCCTTGACTGCGCCCCCGTCACTATTGGTAATAACGTATTCATCGGCCCTAATGTACAAATCTATACTGCACATCACCCACTTGATAGTGAAACACGCAATCAACACACTGGCTTTGCCGAACCCATCACTATAAGTAACAACGTATGGATTGGTGGGGGCAGTATCATTCTACCAGGCGCAACCATTGGCGATGGTGCCGTTATTGGCGCAGGAAGCGTGGTGACTAAGGATATTCCAGAAAATGCCATTGCTTTTGGAAATCCGTGTAAGGTTCGAAAGAAAATTTGATACCATAAAAAATCAGCGAATATAAATACACATGACTATTCGCCGATGTTCTTCTTTTTATCGCGTTATAGCCGATTTTACGATAGTAATGCCAATTAAACCTAAGATAGCACCTGTAACTTTATCAATATAATAAGCCATTTTCGTAAAGCGGCAGCGCACCTTTTCGGTGGAAAGAAGATAAATAATGGCCACATCCCAAAGAAAAACCACCATCGTCATCCAAGCCCCTAATCCGGCCTTAAAAGCCAAACTAACATCGCTGGTTAAGACAACCGTGAACAGACTTAAATAAAATAATAAATTCTTAGGATTGAGTATTCCTGACATAAAGCCGGTTACAAACTCTGCCCAAAAAGAATGTTGCTTATTCAATTGGCTCGTCGAATCGACAATATCTAAATTTGTATAAGCCATTCTGCGAGCTTTCAAAGCTTGAAAGGCAAGATAAATTAAAAAGAGACCACCAATGATTTTTAATGTGATCATCACCGGAACCGAAGCCGCTAAAATGGACCCAACACCAACTAAACACAAACCAATATACACAGAGTTAGCAAATGCAATCCCGGCTGCAACCCCTACCGCATTCTTACTTTTATTTCGTATTGCACTTTTAACCACCAGAACAAAATCTGGGCCAGGGCTAAGCAACGCAAGAAAATGGGCAATAGCAACCGTAAGAAAAACACTCATTAAACCTGTATCCATATTGCTTTCTCTCCTAACATATAAAGGTTGTATAAAAAATCAACGCAGGTTCAGTATGCCATTTTTCTTTAGTAAAGGAAGTTATCCCCCCTCATTAATCCGAATACCAATAACATACAGGAGAAATGAATGGCATTATTTTCAAGAAAAGAGACTGGTCTTTGCAATAAGAGTGATAGACAACAAATAAAAAAGAATACTCAACGCTCTAATGATGGTTCATAGTCAAAAATTAAAACAGAATTTTATGACATTAAATCTCATAAATTATGATTAATTTATTAAAATTAACACCAATTATTAGTCATTAACCATGAAATAAACATAAATAAAAAATAAAAAACTCTTTTTTTTACTAAAAAAATTATCATCATTTATAGTAATTAAAAATATAAACCGATTAATAAATTTGAAATAAATTCATATTAATGAACGAGTCATACGTTCAAATAGCAATACCCCCTTTCTAATTATGTGAGACAGTTCTTATTAATTTAATTTACACTGAAAATTATTAAAATAATTGTGATTTTGCACATGAATTCAAAATTACTTAATTTTTGATCATAAAAAACTTAGGTATGGTGTTTATAGATTAATTGCCTAAGACGGGATATTACTATGTTTAAAAAGACAATTTTAGCAACCGTTATACTCAGTGGTTTAGCGGCTTGTTCAATGGATAGCTCATCTTCTCAAGCTGAACAATCACAAGCGATGGTTAACCAACTCGCCAATAATTTAGACATTCATTATACCATTGTGACCAATCAAGGTGCTGATGATGGACTGAAGTGTAAAGAGTTGCAGGCCGAGTGGGCTTCTTGTAACAAAGTCAATATGACGCTTAGAAACACTGGTGAAGCCATTGACAACAAAGATTGGACCATTTACTTCCACAGTATTCGTCTGATTCTTGATGTTGAAAATGACCAATTTAAAGTCACTCGTATAACGGGTGATTTACACAAGCTAGAACCAACGGATAAGTTTGATGGCTTCGATAAAAACGAAGAAGTTATTATTCCGATGATTGCAGAATATTGGCAGTTATTTGAAACCGATTTCATGCCACGCGCTTTCGTCACCGCGCCCGGCGTACAAGCCCGCAATATTATCTCTTTAGACACCGAAGATACGGGCGAATATGTTGACGCAATTACAGGTGTACAACTCAAAAGAACCCTAGCGGATAATAATATTGTCGCGACAGCATATTCTCGTTTTGATAAAAATGCTGACGTAGTTAACCTTGATGCCTCTTCACACATTATTCCAACCCCTTCTAAAACAACGTTGACGCATAAGAAAGCAAATTTAAGCAAAGGTATTATCATTACATCAAAAGGGGTTGATGCGGAACAAATTAACGCATTAAACCAACGTGCATCACTACTTGGTTTATCAACATCAGGTCAATACCCAATATCACTTGAAGTGAACAAAAATCAATTTAAAGGTATGGTTTCTGGCGCTTACAAATTGACGATAAAAGAAGATAAAGCAACGATTGTTGCTTCAGATGAAGCTGGCGCATTTTATGGGGCTCAATCTCTATTTTCTTTAGTTAATATGGATAAAACCAGTATCCCTACCTTAGAAGTAGAAGATGCACCTCGTTTCCAATATCGCGGTGTCATGGTCGATGTTGCACGTAATTTCCATTCTAAATCTGCCATTATTGCCACAATTGACCAAATGGCGGCTTATAAGCTAAATAAATTGCACCTTCATTTAACCGATGATGAAGGTTGGCGTTTACAGATCCCAGGTTTACCAGAGTTAACTGACATTGGCGGACAACGTTGCTTCGATGAATCAGAAACCTCATGTTTACTGCCACAACTTGGTTCAGGAGCTAATTCAGATAACTTTGGCTCGGGGTTCTTTACTACCGATGATTACATTGAAATATTAAAATACGCCAAAAACCGCAATATTGAAGTCATCCCAGAAATCGATATGCCTGCTCACTCTCGTGCCGCGGTCATGTCCATGGAAGCTCGTTATAAACGCCTTGCCGATGAAGGTAAAATGGATGAAGCCAACCAATACCGTTTGATGGATCCAAAAGATGAATCCAATGTGACAACGGTTCAGTTCTATAATAAACAAAGCTTCATTAACCCTTGTTTAGAGTCCTCAACCGCGTTTGTTGATAAAGTCATTACCGAAGTGGACGCTATGCACAAAAAAGCAGGTGTACCACTCAACACTTGGCATTTCGGTGGTGATGAAGCGAAAAACATAAAGCTTCACGCTGGCTTTCAAGATATTAATGATAAAGAAAAAATCGCATGGAAAGGTGATTTAGATTTGTCTAAACAAGATATGCCTTTTGCAAAATCCCCTCAATGCCAGGCATTAGTATCGAGTGGCCAAGTGGCTGACTTTGAACATTTGCCAAGTTATTTTGCTGAAGAAGTTGCCGATATTGTGACGAAGCATGGCATTAAAAACTACCAAGCATGGCAAGACGGCTTAAAGCACTCTGAAGGTTCATCATCGTTTTCAACCGACGCGGTTCAAGTTAACTTCTGGGATACCCTTTACTGGGGCGGTGGCGCCTCCGCTTATGAGTGGGCAGATAAAGGCTATGACATGGTCATTTCTAACCCCGATTACGTCTACATGGATTTCCCGTACGAAGTTGATCCGAAAGAACGTGGCTATTACTGGGCTACACGTGCCAGCGATACGCGTAAAATGTTTGGTTTTGCACCAGAAAATTTACCTCAAAATGCTGAAACTTCCGTCGATCGTGACGGTAATGGATTTGAAAGTACCGGCACCGTCACACCGAAAAAGCCATTCTATGGCCTATCTGCTCAGTTATGGAGTGAAACAGTTCGCACCGATGAGCAATATGAGTATATGGTATTCCCTCGCGTTATCGCCGTGGCTGAACGAGCATGGAGCAAAGCTTCTTGGGAAAATGACTACAAAGTGGGTGTAAAGTATTCACAAGACACCACACTCGTGAATAAGAAAGCACGATTAGCTGATTGGACGTTGTTTGCCAATGCCATGGGACAACGTGAATTAGCCAAAGTAGAAAAAGCGGGAATCCAGTACCGTTTGCCTATCCCTGGTGCAAAAGTGGTTAATGGCAAGTTGAATATGAATGTGTCATTCCCTGGCGTCACGTTGCAATATTCTACCGACGATGGCAAAACATGGTTAAGCTATAACAACGCCAACCAACCCACCGTAGATGGAGAAGTGCAAATACGCTCTATATCTTCTAGTGGTAAGCGTTCAAGCCGTGTAACGATTATTCGTTAGTTAGATAATTCGAAAAAAGAACATCAAAGCCTAAATAGCCTTATTTAGGCTTTTTTACATCATATTTTGTATCCCTACATAACATCAAGATACCGATTTAATATCATCATTCGAGTTCTTTACGTTTTGCCTTACTTAACCCACTAACAACCAAAGTATACGACTCGTTTAAATAATACTTTAACTCTTCATCTAATGTGCCGGAGGTGTCGACTTGTTGAATCCACTTCATACCGCGGCTAGCAAAATAAGGCGCTGGAATGTATCCCGGCTCTTCACGCAAAAAGTCAAAATTGAGTGGAGAAGCTTTAAACGTAAAAGCTGGCTTTCCTTGTTTGTTCGTAAATCCTACTGCAAATACTTTTCCACCGATCTTCCATACATGTGAGTTGCCCCACTGCATCACATAAGTGCTCGCGGGCAATGCATCACAAAATTGGTTAAATTCATCATGCGTCATTTTAATGATAGCTCCGAATTCTGCATCTTGATGTCACTTGAGTATAGAAGGCTACATCACTTTCTCACGATATAACTTTGGGCTAAGACCGGCTTTATTTTTAAATACCCGTGAAAAATACAGCGGATCAGAATAGCCAATTAAGCGGGAGATTTGATTGATCGAGTAGTTCGATGTCACCAATAACTGCTTGGCGCGGCTAATACGTTGGTCATCTCGCCATTGAGTAATCGTCATACCAATCTCATCTCGGAACAAATGTCCCAGTCGTGATGGTGACAAGCAAATTAACTCTGCGAGCTGCTCGTTTGTGAAGTCTTCATTTAAATGCTTTGCCATATAATTGACGACTTCCGTCACTCGTGGATCGATTCTTTTTTTAATGAGATTTGGCTGGTTCATTTTGCAACGGATCAAGATCTGTTCAAGTAAGTTCAGACTCAACTCATCGTTATAAGGTTCTTCTCGTTGACTAAGTTCTTCAATTTGCAAGAACAACTGGTTGAGCTTTTCTTGATCATCAATTTGAACGCCCTTGGTAATAAAAACACCATTAGTGCACTCTTCCCATTTTAAGCGATTATTCCAGTAAGCACGTGGGCGAAAATAGATCCAGCGGTGGTGCCATTCTTCAGTTTGCTCAGAACGGTGATAAAAGTGAGGCACTCCAGTAGGGAAAAGCAATAAATCCCCTTCTTTAACCTCAAAAGCTTCCTTCCCTTGAAAGACTGTACCTTGGCCTTTGACCGTTAAGTTTAAAATATACCCTTTCATGCCATTAGGACGATCTATAACAAAGTCGAGATCGCCTCCTTGAGTGATAGGGGTTAATCCTGCCACTAAATGCGCATTAAAATCATATCCCGGCTTCAATGGATCATTTTGCATCGTGTCGTCCGTGTCTTTGGTCATTGACCATCGCGATTAAATTTAAAGAGGAAAGTACTGGTGTAATAATTGTGATAAACCCTCGCCATGGTTGTCCGTTGAACAAATAATGTTGGCGTGCTGCTTTACCTCTTGATGTGCATGGTGCATCGCAATACCGCACCCTGCTGACTGCAACATTGATATATCATTATAATTATCTCCTGCTGCGACCACTTGTTGTGCATTAACTTTTACTATCTGAAGATAATGAGACAATGCGTTTCCTTTGCTGTGTCCTTTCATTGCCAGATCGATTCTATTCGGTCCCGACATCGAACCAGAAAAATATTGTTGAATAAACGGCAATTGTAAAAAAGCCGTAAAACGCTCTTCTTCACCTTGCACCACAAACTTCCAAATA from Vibrio casei includes the following:
- a CDS encoding glycoside hydrolase family 43 protein, with the translated sequence MTDFVNPIIEQRADPHIYKHTDGYYYFTASVPEYDRIEIRRAKTIKELNTTSELINAWYKPDVGPYSDLIWAPELHFIDNAWYVYFAAAPSRDIVDGLFQHRMYAISNRNANPITDEWVFEGQVETGMDTFCLDATSFSHQGVNYYVWAQKQNDIQGNSNLYIAELETPTTLKTPPQLLTIPEFEWEQIGFWVNEGPSVIHRHGKFWMTYSASATDENYCMGLLYADEDSNLLDPASWHKSEQPVFRTNWDKKIYGPGHNSFTVDEEGHDLLVYHARDYTEIEGDPLWDPNRHTRIKRLEWDNGFPIFGDAI
- the galM gene encoding galactose-1-epimerase, with the protein product MVSPDSLKVSLEAGLFTDGNPACVHTLKNKQGMTVSFMDIGATWVSCQVPTSEGKREVLLGMKKLEDYQSHSAFLGATIGRFANRIAKGKFSLNGQDYRITINNNDNSLHGGIDGFDKRRWSVKEHSESHITYNLTSPDGDQGFPGSLTVEVAYTLTENNQLCIEYSALCDQDCPINLTNHAYFNLDGAESGNTILGHELMLLANEYLPTDEQLIPTGELRPVDGTSFDFKTTRPIRDRLLEDDDQKTAKGYDHALTLPSELTDGISPIAQLTSSDKLVTMSVFTDKPAIQFYSGNFLGGTPSRQGEYNDYQGIALETQFLPDCPNHPEWPAENKGFIAKKTFYQYQTSYQFEAQ
- a CDS encoding sugar O-acetyltransferase produces the protein MTTALEKMRAGERYDINDADLIEMRDTTRDLTAIYNQTPRRERGKQRELIEKIFAKVGDNVHIEKAMNIDYGINTYIGNHVFINFNFTLLDCAPVTIGNNVFIGPNVQIYTAHHPLDSETRNQHTGFAEPITISNNVWIGGGSIILPGATIGDGAVIGAGSVVTKDIPENAIAFGNPCKVRKKI
- a CDS encoding LysE family translocator, which gives rise to MDTGLMSVFLTVAIAHFLALLSPGPDFVLVVKSAIRNKSKNAVGVAAGIAFANSVYIGLCLVGVGSILAASVPVMITLKIIGGLFLIYLAFQALKARRMAYTNLDIVDSTSQLNKQHSFWAEFVTGFMSGILNPKNLLFYLSLFTVVLTSDVSLAFKAGLGAWMTMVVFLWDVAIIYLLSTEKVRCRFTKMAYYIDKVTGAILGLIGITIVKSAITR
- a CDS encoding beta-N-acetylhexosaminidase, which codes for MFKKTILATVILSGLAACSMDSSSSQAEQSQAMVNQLANNLDIHYTIVTNQGADDGLKCKELQAEWASCNKVNMTLRNTGEAIDNKDWTIYFHSIRLILDVENDQFKVTRITGDLHKLEPTDKFDGFDKNEEVIIPMIAEYWQLFETDFMPRAFVTAPGVQARNIISLDTEDTGEYVDAITGVQLKRTLADNNIVATAYSRFDKNADVVNLDASSHIIPTPSKTTLTHKKANLSKGIIITSKGVDAEQINALNQRASLLGLSTSGQYPISLEVNKNQFKGMVSGAYKLTIKEDKATIVASDEAGAFYGAQSLFSLVNMDKTSIPTLEVEDAPRFQYRGVMVDVARNFHSKSAIIATIDQMAAYKLNKLHLHLTDDEGWRLQIPGLPELTDIGGQRCFDESETSCLLPQLGSGANSDNFGSGFFTTDDYIEILKYAKNRNIEVIPEIDMPAHSRAAVMSMEARYKRLADEGKMDEANQYRLMDPKDESNVTTVQFYNKQSFINPCLESSTAFVDKVITEVDAMHKKAGVPLNTWHFGGDEAKNIKLHAGFQDINDKEKIAWKGDLDLSKQDMPFAKSPQCQALVSSGQVADFEHLPSYFAEEVADIVTKHGIKNYQAWQDGLKHSEGSSSFSTDAVQVNFWDTLYWGGGASAYEWADKGYDMVISNPDYVYMDFPYEVDPKERGYYWATRASDTRKMFGFAPENLPQNAETSVDRDGNGFESTGTVTPKKPFYGLSAQLWSETVRTDEQYEYMVFPRVIAVAERAWSKASWENDYKVGVKYSQDTTLVNKKARLADWTLFANAMGQRELAKVEKAGIQYRLPIPGAKVVNGKLNMNVSFPGVTLQYSTDDGKTWLSYNNANQPTVDGEVQIRSISSSGKRSSRVTIIR